In Chryseobacterium sp. C-71, the genomic window TTTACCGAATCACCAAGAGACTTTAGTGGCAATAGAAACCGATCCTGACGCTACCAACTCTATGGTACAATTCATGATGAAAGATACGGAGTCTTACCAACCAGATGTAACTGTACAGCAGTATAATCAAAGCATGGTAGAAAATGTAGCGACTACAATGTTGAATAACCGTTTGAGAGAATTGATCAACTCGAATAATCCACCGTTTACTTTCGGATCTGTATATCATGGTGGAGTAGTTGGAAGAACCAAGGAAGCTTTTCAGGGTTTTGCAATGGTAAAAGAAGGAAATCAAATCAGCGCTTTGAAAGTACTTTTAGAAGAAACTGAAAGAGCAAAAAGATTTGGCTTCACACAAAGCGAATTAGACAGAGCGAAGTCTCAGATTATGTCTAATATGGAAAGATCTTACAACAACCGCGACAAAACGGAAAGCGATATGTTGGTAGACGAGTACGTGAGAAACTTCCTGGAGCAGGAGCCGATGCCGGGAATTGCCTGGGAATACGAAGATACAAAGACGTTTTTACCAACGGTGACACTGGCTCAGACGAATGAGGTCATCAAAAAAATGGTGAAAGAAGATAGCAGGGTAATCGTTATTACCGGTCCAAAAAAAGATAATGTGACGATGCCTACGGAGGCTTTGGTTCTTAAAACTTTTGATGACGTAAAAGTGGCTGATCTTAAACCTTACGAAGAAAAAGCGACCATCAAGAATTTAATAAAACCATTCAAATCTGAAGGTAAAATTGCTAAAACTGAAACCGATGCCAAATTGGGTACAACTACATGGACGTTAAGCAACGGTGCGAAAGTAACTTTCAAAAAGACCGACTTTAAAGATGATGAGATTGTTTTCTCTGCAAGAAGTTTGGGAGGAAATTCATTGTTAAATGATTCAGATTATAATAATACTCAGTTTGCTTATCAGGCTTTAAGTGAAGCGGGTGTAGCAGGAGCGTCTAAGGCAGAATTGACTAATTACTTGGCAGGAAAGCAGGTGAATGTAAATCCTTACATCAGCAGTACTTTGGAAGGTGTTTTTGGGAGATCTAGCCAAAAAGACTTAGGTACTGCAATGGAGTTGTTATATGCTTATTTCACTAATTTAAATTACAATCCTGAAGCATTCAATGCTTATAAAATGAAGCAGTCTGCGATGTTGGATAACCTTTTGTCTAATCCACAGACGTATTTTGCAAGTGAGCACGCTAAGTTTACGAATCAGAAAAATCCAAGATTTATTGGGCTTATTCCAATGGAGAAAGACTGGGCGGCAACGAACTATAAAAAAGCGTACGATGTCTACAAAGAGAAATTTGCCAATGCAGGAAACTTCCATTTCTATTTTGTAGGAAATATTGATGAAGCCAAATTTAAGAATGAAGTTTTACAGTACATCGCAAGCTTACCTACAACAGGAAAAACGACCAACTTCAAAGACACAGGGTACAGAGGAATCACCGGAGATCATACCAAAGTTTACAAAAAAGGAAAAGATCCGAAGAGTATGGTTCAGATCGTTTACTCAGGAGAAACTCCTTACAACGAGAAAGAGGCTTTAGCACTTGCAGCTTTAGGTGAAGTGGCAACCATCAAGGTGATCGAGAAATTGAGAGAAGACGAAAGCGGAATCTATGGTGGTGGAGCCAGAGGCGGAATGTATAAAGTTCCTTACGGAAATTATAATTTCAGTTTAAGCTTCCCTTGCGGACCGGAAAATGCAGATAAACTGACGAAGAGTGCTATCGCAGAACTTCAGAAACTGATTGATAAAGGTCCTGAGCAAAAAGACCTTGATAAGTACAAAGAAGGCGAGATGAATGATTATAAAACAGACATCAAAGACAACAATTACTGGTTGAATGCTTTATCTAAAAACCAATTGGACGGAAGCGATAAGTATGAAATCCTAAATTATCAGGAGAAAGTAAAAGCACTGACGGTAAAAGATCTACAGGATGTTGCTAAGAAATATCTGACTAAAAACAGAGTAGTTGCAACTTTAATGCCTGAAGATGGGTGGGAAAGTGCTCCTAAAAAAGAAGCTGCTGCAACAGTAAAAGCTACCGCAGTAAAATAATCTTAGTCGATTATATATGAAAACAACCGCAGAAATTTCTGCGGTTGTTTGTTTTATAAAATGTGTAACTTCAACTAATCAACTAATCAACTAATCAACTAATCAACTAATCAACTAATCAACTATTTCCCATACTCCTTCTTCCACTCCTCCGCAACTTCGCTCAAGGTCGTATAGAAATCTTCTCCGTACTTACGTGTTAAAGGCGTCTTCAGGAACTTATATACCGGAACCTGAAGTTCTTTACCCAAAGTACAGGCATCGTTGCAAATAGGCCATTCATGGTAGTTTAAAGCCGAGAATGTAGAATATTCTGTTACACGAATTGGATATAAATGACATGAGATTGGTTTTTGCCAGTCTATAGCACCGTCCTCATACGCTTTTTCGATACCGCATTTTGTGATTCCTCTTTCATCAAAAGTAACGTAAGCACATTCTGCATCTTCAATCATCGGGGTTACATACATTCCGTCCATTGGGTCGGTTGTCCAGGTTCCCTGTTCTTCCAAAGCTTTGATTCCGTCTTGGGTAAGGTAGGGTTTTATTTTGTCGAAAATATTATCTAAAATCACTAACTCATCTTTATCCAAAGGAGCTCCCACATCACCTTCCACACAACATGCGCCTTTACATTTGGTAAGATTGCATACAAATTCTTCAGAAAATATATCTTCAGAAATTAATTTATCGTCTATTTGAATCATAATCTTTTTTTTAAAATAAATCGAAATGAGTACCTGCATTAAAACCAATCAAGCTTATAATGATGACCCATAAGCTCACTTCCTGCATCCAGTATTTGGGCAAAAATCTCAGCATCCTGCTCATAATAATCGTTGCCGGAAAAGCCAGCAGCAAAAGGTATTCATAACGGTTGTTCATATATAAAATAATACTTACCAGCTGTGCAAATGAGAATACCAGCAAGAAAGTGTATTTGTAACGGCTGATCGGGCTTTTCTTATTATAATGTTTAAAGTGATCATATATTGCGTAGACCAACATTAATACTATAGGGATGAGTGGTAAAAGTTCGGTATAATCTGTTACAAATTTGATCTTCCCGAATGGTAAATAATCCATATTCCACTGATTAAATCTAAAGAAGAACATCACAGAGAAATAACTCAACGCAATCAGTGACATTCCCAGAATGAATCTGAAGATATTTAAACCTATTCTTTCTGACGTAACGATGAGGTGAATCAGTACAAAGAAAATCATCGGCCAAGTCGTAGGAAGAAAGATGAAATTTAAAGCTAAAATAGAACCCACCAAAACGTAAGATTTTTTTCTGAGGTCTTCATCGGTACTGGTCAGAAGAAGCAAAAGAAATGAATTGGTAAGCAATGCTACGGCAATTCCGATGTCTAATTTCCCAGGATACAGCCCGAAAACAAAAAATGTATAGAGCAATAATGGCAGATGCGTCTGATAATTCAGTGCAATTGCATTAAAACAGAAATAACCAAGCGAAATTCCAAGAAATGTAATAATGGCAATAATTGCTTCATACGTGTTGAAATTGAGGCTGTTAATTACAATAACTACTAAAAGAAGAAAACCAATATAAACAGGAATTGAAAAAATATTGCTTTCTTTTGAAAGTAATCTAAACATTTTTTATAAATTTGTGCAAAGTTAATTTAAAAAAGGAAAATAATGACGTCTTTCTTTCTATTCTTAAGTGATGTTTTCAAATGGTCTTTTGGTTTTTTCACAACCTTTGGAAACGTACTCAACTGGATTTTATTCATCGTTTGTTGCGTACTATTTACATATTGGTGCTATGTCTTGGTGGTAACACTTGGAGGAGACAAAGACAAAGAATATTATTCTCCTACTGAGGGTAAAAACCCTTACTACGATCCTACGATCTATAAAAAAGAAGGTTAATTAATTGGTTATATAGTAAAAAGACCGGTCAATTTTTTTTGATCGGTCTTTTTTATGCTGTTAATTAAATTTAATCATGTATAGGCAATACCAAAACCGGGATTTTAGAACTTTTGGTAATCCCTTTAGTTAAGCTTCCTACAAATACATCGTAAATTCCGCTTCTACCGTGAGATCCCATGACAATGAAGTCGGCATTTTTGGTGTCAGCATATTCCAAAATAATATCTTTCGCAATACCTTGTTTCAAAAGATGCTCACAGTCGATGTTGTGTGAAAGAATTTTTTGATTGATTTTATTTAAAAGAACCAGTTCTTCTCTGATTTCGTTTTCTTCAATCTCCGGAAAATACTGATAGCCCATATCTCCGATTGCAAAACCAATGTCTGTGGGCGCTACGTGTATCAAATTGAGCTTTCCGTTTACCTTCTTCGCAAACTCTATTGCGCCATCTACAAGCTGATCTGTTTTTTCGCCAAAATCTACTGGCAGTACAATGTTTATCATATTTTCATATTTTAATTTGTCTTTTAAAGGTATGAAAAATTTATAAAAACAGCTTGTTAAATACTTATAATATTCTGATATCTAAAGCCTTTTCTTCCTCAAGATAAGCTTCCAAAACATCATTTTCAGAAACTTTTCCCACGCCTTCCGGAGTTCCTGTGAAGATTAAATCCCCAACTCTCAACGTGAAATATTGCGAAACAAAAGCAATAATATCGTCAATTTTAAACATCATGTCTTTTGAGTTTCCATGCTGTACTTTTTCTTTATTTTTTAATAACGAAAACTGCAGATTTTCAAGGTCATAGTTTTCCTTTTTGAAGAAGCTTCCCACGACTGCAGAGCCATCAAACCCTTTTGCCAATTCCCATGGAAGACCTTTAGATTTTAAATCACTTTGCAAATCTCTCGCTGTAAAATCGATTCCCAAACCAATCTCGTCGTAATGCTTATTCGCCGTTTCTTTCTGAATGTATTTTCCGCCTTTTGAGATTTTCACCACAATTTCCAGTTCGTAGTGAACGTCGTCAGAAAATTCCGGAATATAAAAGTCATTTCCTTTCAAAACCGCAGTGTCGGGTTTCATAAAAATCACAGGCTTGTCCGGGATTGCGTTTCCCAATTCTTTTGCGTGCTCGCTGTAGTTTCTTCCTATGCAGATTATTTTCATATTTTTTTTGTCATTGCGAGCCAAAGGCGAAGCAATCTTTTATTGAATTAAATTTATTGTCATTACGAAGAATGAGACAATTTTTACAATTATTTTTTAGGAGCTATTTCCCGCTTTCCGTTGCAATCTTTTTTTTCAAAAAAGGATTTCCACTGCAATCGGGGCTAAGAGTTTTGTCCATTCTTTTTAAGATTAGGTATTCGGCACTATGTTTGTAATTCCGGATGAATCTAAGAGTATATTTAAACACTATTTCAGAATGACAAAGTATGCTTCAATTATTCATGAGTAAACTCGTTCTCACAATAATAACAAACATATTTATCGCTTGAAAGCAGAGAAATCCCAAAGAAACTCGTTGCGCTGTCATCCTTATAAATATGGTTGGAGCCACATTTCGGGCAGACAAAATCAAACTTTGGATTTTCAACGGTGTGCTCAACTTCCAGAGAAAATTTGTTATTTTCGTGATAATTGGTTAAAACTTTTTCAGCATTATCAAAATCATCTTCGAAAACCTGCAACTGAATTCCACCTACAGCTTGTGAAAGCAACCAATCCGACTGTATCAGTTGTTCGTTTGCTATAAAACTATTGATGTCGTTTTCTGCAAGAATCTGTTTGTCGCGATTGGCTTCAAGTGCAGTTTCATAAAATTTAAACTTAACTAAATTGCTCATTCTTTTTTAATTTTTTATAACTCCAATTTTCATACCTTATAGACAATTAAAAAGTTTTTACTAGAAAAGAAACAAAGGTTTATTAAAAATGAATTAAAATCTTTATCGCTTTTTGGTTAAAAAAAATTAAAACTTACTTGAAAGCTGAATTTTTGTGAAAACTTTTTTTGTGTACAAAGGAAAATCAGCGTTTTGTAACCATCCGAAATATCCCATGTCTTTCTGGAAAACTTCTTTCACAACTTGTCCTTTATATTTTCCGAAAGCAAAAATCTCCTGGTCTTTTGCATTGTAATGTATCATTCCGGCTAAATCGGCAAATTTATTCTGAGTAGAAAATTCACTCAGCTCAGCAACTTCATTAGAAATATCATCGTATTTTCCAACTTGAGCATCCAAAACTTCAAACGTTGCCAAAACATCAGCTTCAGCAGAATGCGCATTTTCTAAAGTTTTTCCACAGTAAAATTGATACGCTGCACCTAAATTTCTTGGTTCTTTTTTATGGAAAATCGTTTGTGCATCGACTAATTTAAATTTACTCAAATCAAAATCGAAATCTGCACGAAGCAACTCTTCAGCCAGCAAAGGCACATCGAATCGGTTTGAATTAAAACCTCCCAAGTCCGTTCCTGTAATCATTTCAACAATTTTCGGAGCAATTTCTTTGAAAGTCGGCGCATCTTTAATGTCTTCATCATAAATGCCGTGAATCTCGCTTGACGAAACAGGAATCGGCATTTCAGGATTTACTCTCCATGTTTTACTTTCTCTCGAAGAATCAGGATTTACTTTTAAAATACAGATTTCAACAATTCGGTCTTTCCCAACGTTTGTTCCGGTTGTTTCAAGATCGAAAACACAAAGCGGTTTATGTAGTTTTAAATTCATTTTTTATTTGCAAGTATAAAATTGTTTTTGTTTAAATTTTCACCTTGTCAAGGTTCAAAACCTTGACAAGGTTGAGTGTACTAACGTTGAATCTTTATTTTAAATGTTTCTGAAAGATTAATGAAATTAAGATATAATATAAAATCATCAACGGAATTCCGGCAGTCTTAAATATAATTAAAATAAGAACTGCACCAATCAACAAGGCTAATTTCGGATAATTATCCTGCAGTTTCATTGACTTGAATTTCATTGCAATCATCTTAATTGGGCTGATAAGAATCCATGACGAAATGGCTGTCAGAATTAATAAATAAATTCCATTTTCAAAAAGAAAACTAAAATTTTGAGTTTCTTTGAAAGCATAATACAATCCGAAAATCAAAATAGTATTACTTGGAGTATTTAATCCTTTAAAATAATATTTCTGGTCT contains:
- a CDS encoding DUF6427 family protein encodes the protein MFRLLSKESNIFSIPVYIGFLLLVVIVINSLNFNTYEAIIAIITFLGISLGYFCFNAIALNYQTHLPLLLYTFFVFGLYPGKLDIGIAVALLTNSFLLLLLTSTDEDLRKKSYVLVGSILALNFIFLPTTWPMIFFVLIHLIVTSERIGLNIFRFILGMSLIALSYFSVMFFFRFNQWNMDYLPFGKIKFVTDYTELLPLIPIVLMLVYAIYDHFKHYNKKSPISRYKYTFLLVFSFAQLVSIILYMNNRYEYLLLLAFPATIIMSRMLRFLPKYWMQEVSLWVIIISLIGFNAGTHFDLF
- a CDS encoding DUF2007 domain-containing protein, coding for MSNLVKFKFYETALEANRDKQILAENDINSFIANEQLIQSDWLLSQAVGGIQLQVFEDDFDNAEKVLTNYHENNKFSLEVEHTVENPKFDFVCPKCGSNHIYKDDSATSFFGISLLSSDKYVCYYCENEFTHE
- a CDS encoding fumarylacetoacetate hydrolase family protein yields the protein MKIICIGRNYSEHAKELGNAIPDKPVIFMKPDTAVLKGNDFYIPEFSDDVHYELEIVVKISKGGKYIQKETANKHYDEIGLGIDFTARDLQSDLKSKGLPWELAKGFDGSAVVGSFFKKENYDLENLQFSLLKNKEKVQHGNSKDMMFKIDDIIAFVSQYFTLRVGDLIFTGTPEGVGKVSENDVLEAYLEEEKALDIRIL
- a CDS encoding DUF6341 family protein, giving the protein MTSFFLFLSDVFKWSFGFFTTFGNVLNWILFIVCCVLFTYWCYVLVVTLGGDKDKEYYSPTEGKNPYYDPTIYKKEG
- a CDS encoding 3'-5' exonuclease, whose protein sequence is MNLKLHKPLCVFDLETTGTNVGKDRIVEICILKVNPDSSRESKTWRVNPEMPIPVSSSEIHGIYDEDIKDAPTFKEIAPKIVEMITGTDLGGFNSNRFDVPLLAEELLRADFDFDLSKFKLVDAQTIFHKKEPRNLGAAYQFYCGKTLENAHSAEADVLATFEVLDAQVGKYDDISNEVAELSEFSTQNKFADLAGMIHYNAKDQEIFAFGKYKGQVVKEVFQKDMGYFGWLQNADFPLYTKKVFTKIQLSSKF
- a CDS encoding DUF3109 family protein, translating into MIQIDDKLISEDIFSEEFVCNLTKCKGACCVEGDVGAPLDKDELVILDNIFDKIKPYLTQDGIKALEEQGTWTTDPMDGMYVTPMIEDAECAYVTFDERGITKCGIEKAYEDGAIDWQKPISCHLYPIRVTEYSTFSALNYHEWPICNDACTLGKELQVPVYKFLKTPLTRKYGEDFYTTLSEVAEEWKKEYGK
- a CDS encoding pitrilysin family protein, with translation MKKVLLSLGVIFMASTSAFAQNIPLDPSVKTGTLPNGMKYYIKKNTLPEKKVDFRLAINAGSILEDENQRGLAHFMEHMNFNGTKNFPDNKLVDFLQSIGVKFGQHLNAYTSFDETVYMLPVPLDKPGNLDSGLKVMEDWAFNATLTDEQINKERGVVLEELRLGLGADKRMRDKYFPKMLYKSHYADRLPIGTKEVLQNFKPDVIRQFHKDWYRPDLMALVVVGDINVDEVEKKIKENFSKYKNPSKPRERKVYDLPNHQETLVAIETDPDATNSMVQFMMKDTESYQPDVTVQQYNQSMVENVATTMLNNRLRELINSNNPPFTFGSVYHGGVVGRTKEAFQGFAMVKEGNQISALKVLLEETERAKRFGFTQSELDRAKSQIMSNMERSYNNRDKTESDMLVDEYVRNFLEQEPMPGIAWEYEDTKTFLPTVTLAQTNEVIKKMVKEDSRVIVITGPKKDNVTMPTEALVLKTFDDVKVADLKPYEEKATIKNLIKPFKSEGKIAKTETDAKLGTTTWTLSNGAKVTFKKTDFKDDEIVFSARSLGGNSLLNDSDYNNTQFAYQALSEAGVAGASKAELTNYLAGKQVNVNPYISSTLEGVFGRSSQKDLGTAMELLYAYFTNLNYNPEAFNAYKMKQSAMLDNLLSNPQTYFASEHAKFTNQKNPRFIGLIPMEKDWAATNYKKAYDVYKEKFANAGNFHFYFVGNIDEAKFKNEVLQYIASLPTTGKTTNFKDTGYRGITGDHTKVYKKGKDPKSMVQIVYSGETPYNEKEALALAALGEVATIKVIEKLREDESGIYGGGARGGMYKVPYGNYNFSLSFPCGPENADKLTKSAIAELQKLIDKGPEQKDLDKYKEGEMNDYKTDIKDNNYWLNALSKNQLDGSDKYEILNYQEKVKALTVKDLQDVAKKYLTKNRVVATLMPEDGWESAPKKEAAATVKATAVK
- a CDS encoding universal stress protein; translation: MINIVLPVDFGEKTDQLVDGAIEFAKKVNGKLNLIHVAPTDIGFAIGDMGYQYFPEIEENEIREELVLLNKINQKILSHNIDCEHLLKQGIAKDIILEYADTKNADFIVMGSHGRSGIYDVFVGSLTKGITKSSKIPVLVLPIHD